Proteins encoded in a region of the Hippopotamus amphibius kiboko isolate mHipAmp2 chromosome 11, mHipAmp2.hap2, whole genome shotgun sequence genome:
- the LOC130831483 gene encoding olfactory receptor 2G3-like yields MKGTNFSTPAGFILLGFSDQPHLEMVLLLVVSILYILTLMGNTAIILVSYFNPKLHTPMYFFLSNLSFLDLCFTTSIVPQMLWNLKGPEKTISYTGCVIQLYVSLALGSTECVLLTVMAYDRFNAICRPLHYGVIMHPKLLQQLAALAWISSFVPSAIQTILVFQLPLCSHHRVDDFTCEEPALIKIACADTTFLENELSIASVLYVVLPLGLILVSYGYIVRSVLRIKSAEGRRKAFGTCGSHLIVVVLFFGTITSVYIQPKSKYTQNRSKFLTLFYTVVTPSLNPLIYTLRNKEFKWALRRLLARDPS; encoded by the coding sequence ATGAAAGGGACAAATTTTAGCACTCCAGCAGGGTTCATCTTACTGGGCTTTTCTGATCAGCCTCACCTGGAGATGGTTCTCCTTCTGGTCGtctctattttatacattctgACACTGATGGGGAACACAGCAATCATATTGGTCTCATACTTTAACCCCAaactccacacacccatgtatttcttcctctcgAATCTCTCCTTCCTGGACCTCTGTTTCACTACCAGTATTGTCCCACAGATGCTTTGGAATCTCAAGGGGCCTGAGAAGACCATTAGCTACACTGGTTGTGTGATCCAACTGTATGTTTCTTTGGCGCTGGGCTCCACGGAGTGTGTCCTCCTGACTGTtatggcctatgaccgcttcaATGCTATCTGTCGACCCCTCCACTATGGCGTTATCATGCACCCAAAGCTTCTCCAGCAACTCGCAGCTCTGGCCTGGATCAGTAGTTTTGTGCCATCCGCAATTCAGACCATCCTCGTTTTCCAGTTGCCTCTCTGCAGCCACCACAGGGTGGATGATTTTACTTGCGAGGAGCCTGCCCTGATTAAAATTGCCTGTGCAGACACAACCTTCCTGGAAAATGAGCTCTCCATAGCTAGTGTTCTCTATGTTGTTTTACCTCTGGGGCTTATTCTGGTCTCCTATGGCTACATTGTTAGGAGTGTGCTGAGGATAAAATCCGCGGAAGGCAGGAGAAAAGCATTTGGGACTTGTGGGTCCCACCTAATTGTTGTGGTTTTGTTCTTCGGGACTATAACTTCAGTCTACATCCAACCCAAGAGCAAGTACACACAGAATCGCAGTAAATTCCTCACCCTCTTCTATACTGTAGTGACACCCTCCCTTAACCCTTTGATCTACACCTTGAGAAACAAAGAGTTTAAGTGGGCTCTAAGAAGGTTGCTGGCAAGAGACCCAAGTTAG